A window of the Gemmatimonadota bacterium genome harbors these coding sequences:
- a CDS encoding sulfatase-like hydrolase/transferase produces MADQPNILLILSDQMVAALTGAYGHPVVRTPNLDRMVETGVRYDAAYTPFPLCAPGRACLMTGRHASEIGAWDNGALLAADQPTFAHYLARAGYDTVLSGKMHFIGPDQLHGFRMRLTTDIYSSDFDWVKPEWIRLKETGGEDCERVMADRPAYNAAGYTGDGVRIGVWHNALSYDEETHFRAVEYLRSRKPGGGEEPFLLCASYHHPHEPFWPPESYWARFEGSEIELPGFPADLDERHSMMDRNLNAYHGTGRYDLRDEEGLYRLRRAYFALVSYMDDKVGGLLDTLDETGLAENTVVVFASDHGDMLCERGMVQKRCFYEWSCRVPLIVRYPDGWRAGTTCPHPVSLIDLLPTFCDLAGVEDRLPHDGKSLVSSSADEADRVVFAQAHEAVGMPCIMARQGRYKYHYIHGYAPRLFDLDDDPGEWHDLSCNDAHRQVESRLRDRILDRFDPDAIASANLSSLYRRRLIRDTMARHGRTWSHDPEFDHRRGAMNQYVPPSGQQ; encoded by the coding sequence ATGGCCGACCAGCCCAACATCCTCCTGATCCTGTCCGACCAGATGGTCGCCGCTTTGACCGGGGCTTATGGCCATCCCGTCGTACGGACCCCCAACCTGGACCGCATGGTGGAAACCGGGGTGCGTTACGATGCCGCCTACACTCCTTTCCCCCTCTGCGCGCCCGGTCGGGCCTGCCTGATGACGGGAAGGCATGCATCGGAAATCGGCGCATGGGACAACGGCGCATTGCTGGCCGCCGACCAGCCGACATTTGCCCACTACCTGGCCCGTGCCGGTTACGATACCGTGCTGTCCGGCAAGATGCACTTCATCGGACCGGACCAGCTGCACGGGTTCAGGATGCGGCTGACTACCGACATCTATTCCTCGGATTTCGACTGGGTCAAGCCGGAGTGGATCCGCCTGAAGGAGACCGGCGGCGAGGACTGCGAGCGGGTGATGGCCGACCGGCCGGCCTACAACGCGGCGGGGTACACGGGCGACGGCGTCCGGATCGGCGTCTGGCACAACGCCCTCAGCTACGACGAGGAAACCCACTTCCGCGCGGTCGAGTACCTGCGGTCCAGGAAGCCGGGCGGGGGAGAGGAACCGTTCCTGCTGTGCGCGTCCTATCACCATCCCCACGAACCGTTCTGGCCGCCCGAGTCCTACTGGGCCCGGTTCGAAGGATCGGAAATCGAACTGCCCGGGTTCCCGGCCGACCTGGATGAACGCCATTCCATGATGGACCGGAACCTGAACGCTTATCACGGTACCGGCCGTTACGACCTGCGGGACGAAGAGGGTCTCTACCGGCTACGCCGCGCCTATTTCGCGCTGGTGAGCTACATGGACGACAAGGTCGGCGGCCTGCTGGATACCCTGGACGAGACCGGCCTCGCGGAAAACACGGTGGTGGTATTCGCCAGCGACCACGGCGACATGCTGTGCGAACGCGGCATGGTGCAGAAGCGGTGTTTCTACGAGTGGTCCTGCCGGGTGCCCCTCATCGTTCGCTATCCGGACGGCTGGCGGGCGGGGACGACCTGTCCCCATCCCGTGTCCCTCATCGATCTGCTGCCGACCTTCTGCGACCTCGCGGGCGTCGAGGACCGGCTTCCCCACGACGGCAAAAGCCTGGTCTCGTCCTCCGCGGACGAAGCGGACCGCGTGGTCTTCGCCCAGGCCCACGAGGCCGTGGGCATGCCCTGCATCATGGCGCGGCAGGGACGGTACAAGTACCATTACATCCACGGGTACGCGCCCCGTCTTTTTGACCTGGACGACGATCCGGGCGAATGGCATGATCTCTCCTGCAATGACGCGCACCGCCAGGTGGAGTCCCGGCTTCGCGACCGGATCCTCGATCGCTTCGATCCGGATGCCATCGCGTCGGCCAACCTGTCCAGCCTGTACCGGCGGCGTCTGATCCGGGACACCATGGCGCGTCACGGACGGACGTGGAGCCACGATCCGGAATTCGATCATCGCCGCGGCGCCATGAACCAGTACGTGCCGCCGTCCGGCCAACAGTGA